From Leptospira brenneri:
AACAGTTTTTTCATGGTTTATCCTTCAATGGATTACTACCGCCCACGGTCACTGCCTTCGGTTGGATGATGGTAAATTTATTTAAACTCTTATCTGCACGTAGTCCTTTCCCACGGATTGTAGTTCCGTCGGAATAAACGAGAACATCGTCTTCAGATGATAATGTTTTTTCTTCTAAATTGTATGTAAGTGACTCTGATTCGATATACTTACCATCATTCGTTTTTAATTTTACTTTTCCATTCAGAACAACTGTTTTTGTGGAATGGTTGATTTCACCCCGGTCCCCAGTCATTGCAGAAGTTACATTTCCCTTTTCTAATTGTTTAAACTCGAAACCGTAAACGATAGTTTTATTTTCTTTGGGAAAGATATAAGATTCATCCCCTTTCAATTTCCATTCGAGTTCCCCAGATTCCTTATACGAAGAACGGGAAAAGTTTCGCATAGAAACCATAGAACCAGATTCTTTTTCAACCTCAATACGAAGGTATTCTTTATCCTTGCAACTAACAATCGCTAAAAGAAACATAAAGAAAACCAACCTTCGCATCATAAAAGATAGTTTAATCCTCTAAAAATTTGGTTTTTACCAGACGATCTAGTTCCAAAAGTTGTGTGAGTAGATTTTTGACTTTTGCTAGAGGAAATTGTGTCGTTGCATCTGATAATGCCTTTTCAGGATCCGGGTGGACTTCCATAAAAAGCCCTTCGACTCCTACGGAAACTGCACCTCTTACCATATGAGGAATGAATTCACGAAGACCACCTGTGATATTGCCTGCAGCTCCCGGAAGTTGTGCCGAATGTGTTGCATCAAACACAATTGGAATTCCATGTTTGTGCATCATCGGAATCCCTCGAAGGTCAAACACTAAGTTTCCGTATCCGAAACTAGCACCTCGTTCGGTCACCATGTATTTTTCTGATCCGGATTCTTGGATCTTCGTTTTGATATGACGGGTATCATCTGGGGCCATAAACTGACCTTTTTTAACATTCACCCATTTGCCTGTTTCCGCTGCTTTGGCAATTAAGTCTGTTTGACGACTGAGGAAAGCTGGAATTTGAAAGATATCCACAGTTTCTTTTAAAGGTTCCACTTGAATGGTTTCATGAATATCCGTAAGGACAGGAACATTGTATTTGTTTTTGATGAAATCAAGAAGTTTCCTTCCTTCTTCCAAACCAGGCCCACGATAAGAATTGATCGAAGAACGGTTTGCTTTATCAAAAGAAGATTTAAAAATATAAACAATTCCCAGATCATCACAAATGGCTTTCATCTCTCCACAAACTCGGTCGAGTAATTCCTTATTTTCCATCACACAAGGTCCGGAAATAAGAAAGAAGGGATTACGACCTCCGATCTTTTTACCAAAAAAATCTCTTTCTTCAATTAAATCGTACATCTTAATCCTCCGTTTTTTTAGCTAACTTGGATGCTGCCCGAATGAATCCAGCAAAGAGTGGATGTGGGTCAGTCGGTTTAGATTGGAATTCTGGGTGGAATTGAACTCCAACAAACCATGGATGATTGGTTACTTCCACAATCTCCGCTAAACTTCCATCAGGCGAAAATCCAGCAAGGTTCATTCCTTTTTTTTCAAACTCGTCTTTATAACGTAGAGTGAACTCAAATCTATGTCTATGTCTTTCAGAAATTCGTTCTGCTTTGTATTCGGAATAAGCAAGACTTCCTTTTTTAACAATACAAGGGTAAGCACCGAGTCGCATGGTTCCTCCCATACGTTCGATTTCCTTTTGTTCTTCAATCATGGAAATGACAGGATAATTTACATTGGGTTTGAATTCTGTTGAGTTAGCATCTTTAAATCCAAGAACGTTTCTTGCAAATTCAATCACCGCACATTGCATTCCAAGACAGATCCCAAAAAATGGAATTTGTTTGGTTCTTGCATATTGAATCGCAGCAATTTTCCCTTCAATCCCACGTTCTCCAAATCCACCTGGAACCAAAATTCCATGAACACCTTTCAAATGTTCTTTTACATTTTTTGTATCAATGTCTTCTGGATTGATTTTGATCACATTCACTTCTACATCGTTGGCAATTCCACCATGGGCTAATGATTCATAAACAGAACGATAAGCATCCTGTAAAGAGATGTACTTTCCAATCAATGCAACCTTAACGGTCTTTTTTGTATTACGGATTCGTTTAACCATATTTTCCCACTGGGAAAAATTAAGTTTACGAAGGTCCATACCAAGAGCATTCAAAACTACTTCATCTAATTTATCTTCTCGATACATGAGAGGAATTTCATAGATTGAAGTATCAATGTCGACAGCCGAAATTACATTTTGTTCTTTTACGTTACAGAAGAGAGAAATTTTATTTTTCATCTCTTTCGACATTGGTTTATTGATACGACAAATTAAAATATCTGGTTGGATACCGAGTGCAAGAAGTTCCTTCACCGAGTGTTGAGTGGGTTTTGTTTTTGCTTCTCCAGCGGCTGTAATCGTTGGGACAAGAGTTAGATGCAAAAATAGAACTTGGTTACTACCATGTTCATAACGCATTTGCCGGATCGCTTCTAAAAAGGGAACCGACTCAATATCACCTACGGTTCCACCAATTTCAACAATAACAAAATCAGTTTCTTGATCTCGAGTTAAGTTATAAATTCGGTTTCGAATTTCATTGGTGATATGTGGTACAACCTGTACGGTTCTTCCTAAATAATCACCTTTCCTTTCTCTTTCAATGACCGCGTGATAAATCTGGCCGGTGGAAACAGAATTTTTTCTGGAAAATTTAGATTTTGTAAACCTTTCGTAATATCCTAAATCTAAATCTGTTTCCGCTCCATCTTCGGTCACATAAACTTCCCCGTGTTGGTACGGACTCATCGTACCTGGGTCTATATTGATATAGGGATCCATTTTTTGTAATGAGACGGTATACCCTCTGGCTTCTAACAAACAGCCGAGAGCCGCAACAGTGACCCCTTTTCCTAAGGAAGAGGATACACCACCGGTAATGAAAATATATCTGGTCTTGGACAAAATGGACCTCAAAAAAGAATGTTTTTTACAGAGTGGCGAGATTTGGGTCCAAAATCAATACGTTTAGGAAGGGGATTTGGCTTTTTCTAAAATCTTAGTTGTGGATTTTCCTTGTACAAAGGGTAAAATTTGAATATCCGCTCCCATCTCTTTTAAAATTTGGTATTCCGGCAGGGTTTCGACTTGGTAATCCCCACCTTTGGAATGGACAGAGGGTTTTACTTTTTTAAGAATTTCTAATGGTGTATCTTCCCCAAAGGAAGATACAAAATCGACAGAGGAAAGAGCTGCGAGGACGAGCATCCTGTCTTCGCAAGAATTGATTGGTCGGGATTCCCCTTTCAGTCGCCTAACACTTGCATCCGAGTTCACACCAATCCATAACAAATCACCAAGATCCCTGGCTTGCGCTAAGTAACTGACATGTCCTGGGTGCAAAATATCAAAACAACCATTGGTAAATACGATTCTTTTTCCTTCCAAAGACTTTCTTTTGGCTTCGATCCCATCAAAAGGGATGATTTTTGAATTTAGATTTTCGTAAAAACTCATAAACTATTCCTCTAAATAACCAAGTGTCTGAAGTGCTTCTTCAATTTCTGTTTGTGTGACAGTTGCAGCACCTAACTTACCAACGACGATCCCTGCACTGACATTAGAAATGAGAGCTGCATCCGCTATGGGCATTCCCGTGGCAACAAAGGCTGTGTAAGTAGTGATGACTGTATCACCAGCTCCGGTCACATCAAATACTTCCTTGGCAACCGTTGGGATATGGTAAAAGGAATCTTTTTTCCTTTCATAGATTGACATTCCTTTTTCCCCACGGGTGATCATCATAGCATCTGGTGTGAGTTTTTCTGAGATTTCCCTGCAAGCAGCCTCAATTTCGGAGTCAGTGTTTAGTTTTCGTCCCAAGGCTTTTCCCGCTTCGTGGTGGTTGGGAGTCATGATATGGATATTTTGGTATAA
This genomic window contains:
- the lptC gene encoding LPS export ABC transporter periplasmic protein LptC — encoded protein: MMRRLVFFMFLLAIVSCKDKEYLRIEVEKESGSMVSMRNFSRSSYKESGELEWKLKGDESYIFPKENKTIVYGFEFKQLEKGNVTSAMTGDRGEINHSTKTVVLNGKVKLKTNDGKYIESESLTYNLEEKTLSSEDDVLVYSDGTTIRGKGLRADKSLNKFTIIQPKAVTVGGSNPLKDKP
- the kdsA gene encoding 3-deoxy-8-phosphooctulonate synthase; translated protein: MYDLIEERDFFGKKIGGRNPFFLISGPCVMENKELLDRVCGEMKAICDDLGIVYIFKSSFDKANRSSINSYRGPGLEEGRKLLDFIKNKYNVPVLTDIHETIQVEPLKETVDIFQIPAFLSRQTDLIAKAAETGKWVNVKKGQFMAPDDTRHIKTKIQESGSEKYMVTERGASFGYGNLVFDLRGIPMMHKHGIPIVFDATHSAQLPGAAGNITGGLREFIPHMVRGAVSVGVEGLFMEVHPDPEKALSDATTQFPLAKVKNLLTQLLELDRLVKTKFLED
- a CDS encoding CTP synthase, producing the protein MSKTRYIFITGGVSSSLGKGVTVAALGCLLEARGYTVSLQKMDPYINIDPGTMSPYQHGEVYVTEDGAETDLDLGYYERFTKSKFSRKNSVSTGQIYHAVIERERKGDYLGRTVQVVPHITNEIRNRIYNLTRDQETDFVIVEIGGTVGDIESVPFLEAIRQMRYEHGSNQVLFLHLTLVPTITAAGEAKTKPTQHSVKELLALGIQPDILICRINKPMSKEMKNKISLFCNVKEQNVISAVDIDTSIYEIPLMYREDKLDEVVLNALGMDLRKLNFSQWENMVKRIRNTKKTVKVALIGKYISLQDAYRSVYESLAHGGIANDVEVNVIKINPEDIDTKNVKEHLKGVHGILVPGGFGERGIEGKIAAIQYARTKQIPFFGICLGMQCAVIEFARNVLGFKDANSTEFKPNVNYPVISMIEEQKEIERMGGTMRLGAYPCIVKKGSLAYSEYKAERISERHRHRFEFTLRYKDEFEKKGMNLAGFSPDGSLAEIVEVTNHPWFVGVQFHPEFQSKPTDPHPLFAGFIRAASKLAKKTED
- the rfaE2 gene encoding D-glycero-beta-D-manno-heptose 1-phosphate adenylyltransferase; the encoded protein is MSFYENLNSKIIPFDGIEAKRKSLEGKRIVFTNGCFDILHPGHVSYLAQARDLGDLLWIGVNSDASVRRLKGESRPINSCEDRMLVLAALSSVDFVSSFGEDTPLEILKKVKPSVHSKGGDYQVETLPEYQILKEMGADIQILPFVQGKSTTKILEKAKSPS